AGATAACGACAGATTCCCCAAGCCTTACCAATTTAGCTAAATAACCTTCTACCGAATGAAAAGGTACACCAGCCATAGGAATGGGATTACCTGCTGAATTACCACGAGCCGTTAAGGTAATATCTAGTAGCTTAGAAGCTCTTTTGGCATCTTCAAAAAATAGCTCATAGAAATCTCCCATTCGATAAAACAATAATTGACTTGGATAGTCCTGTTTTATCCCTAAGTATTGTTGCATCATAGGAGTATGTGAAGAGAAATCGATTTTATCCATTAATAGAAAACCATTTTTATTCGCTAGTTATGATTTGAACTGTTTAGTATAGACTAATACCATAGATAACAATTAAGAAATTATAAATGATTTTAAAAACAAAGATCTTTTTATTTTTACACTTATAAATAAGAAACTCATAATCCATAAAACAATTTATGGACTATGAGAACTCATGTTAAATTAACTTATTCAAACATAGCATAATCATATTGACTTGCTATCAATTTTGCTCCACAACCTGTTTTCATCCCCTCAACAGCTACAGGAACACCTTTATGATCTAGGCAACCTGATCCCTCTACTATGCGGTAAACACCATCACATTTAGGACAGTCTACTAAATCACCAACACAAGCTACAGGCTGTCCTTTATATTCACATCCTGATAAACCTGTAATAACTTTACCACCATGATCTGTACGATCTCCCAATAAAATAACAGGTTTTATACATTTCTTACCAGCTGCGGCACCAACCAAAACTGCAGCACCAGCTACCAATGGCGGAAGAGCAACAGCACCTATTACTGCACCAGCTGCAGCGGTAGTAACGGCAGCTTTTGCAACAACTGCAGTAGCGGCAGCGGCAGCGATTTTAGCTAAAATCGCTGCTATTATTAAAGCTGTTATAGCGACACAAACAACAATAGCGGCTAATAAAATAACCAACGGAGCAGCCAAAATTGCCAAAGCTGCTAATAAAACTAAAATAATCAAAGCTGCCGCAGCAATTAAAATAATGGCTACAATAGCAGAAATTAGAGCATAAGCTGCTAGTAAAATTAGGGTCGCAACAAGCAACAAAGCCACTAATAAAATCAAAGCCAGAATCACAATACCTGGTGGTACAGTCACTGCAATTAATACCAGTAAAGCTAATAAAGCGGCCGC
This portion of the Entomomonas sp. E2T0 genome encodes:
- a CDS encoding PAAR domain-containing protein gives rise to the protein MLSLKALATILASIVLITLAIVVTPPAIVIAILIGIVAIDTLILLAILAVPPAILIAAVSTVIGVLVLATIIVIGAYGIVIAPPAIVVIAAIALLIALAIAISLLLPGLSIPLALVLLAAAALLALLVLIAVTVPPGIVILALILLVALLLVATLILLAAYALISAIVAIILIAAAALIILVLLAALAILAAPLVILLAAIVVCVAITALIIAAILAKIAAAAATAVVAKAAVTTAAAGAVIGAVALPPLVAGAAVLVGAAAGKKCIKPVILLGDRTDHGGKVITGLSGCEYKGQPVACVGDLVDCPKCDGVYRIVEGSGCLDHKGVPVAVEGMKTGCGAKLIASQYDYAMFE